gaGCTCttttctcactaggatactcattacaagtcatgtactcaaatatgaatcacaggataggaggtttcatacgtaggaacaatggttcattttctggcttagaaatatacagggtattacaagtTTCTTCTTTTTGTTACAAATTTGATCTCCATACATGTTATCCACTTGATCGTGCACTGCCTCGCCTCATTGTCATCCCTCTTCTTGTGTTCACAAGATTTGTTTCAAAACGATTGTAAAGGAATAACACTCTAAACCTTTAgtttgaacttttcattttgctcttagtgaaaattttaatgttttcttaagtcgagggtctattggaaacagtaTCTCTACTTCGTCTGAGGTAGTGGTGTGGACTAGATTGCACACACTTGATTTGGTCATTTATGACATATTACAACAATGGGCTAAAAATGTTGCGAATGAACAAAACATTCCAACAGTCAAGTTCGTAACATTTGGTGCTGCCgtgatttcatattttttccaCTTAATAAGGAATCCAGGGGTGGTAGTAGAGTCAATGAATGCTAGGTTGGTAGTAGCATTGGAGCCCGATGTTGCTTTATTTCTCTTTGATGCATTGTAGTTGCCTGATGATTCAGATTGTTCGGAGCTTTGACTAGTTTCAGACGAAATATATTTTGACGACATTGAAGCTGTATCTGTATCTATATTGGGCAGTTAGAGTAGTGAAGCTGCTGACGCCTTGTTATCATTATGATCCAGATTAGCTTTATCCTCAGCGAATATCGGAATTCTAGAATTCCCACTATCATTGATGAAGCTCTTATATGAATTTTGATCACTTTGTCCATCCGTTAAACGACTACAGAAATATAAAAACACATTAGATAAGGATTGCTTTGTNNNNNNNNNNNNNNNNNNNNNNNNNNNNNNNNNNNNNNNNNNNNNNNNNNNNNNNNNNNNNNNNNNNNNNNNNNNNNNNNNNNNNNNNNNNNNNNNNNNNNNNNNNNNNNNNNNNNNNNNNNNNNNNNNNNNNNNNNNNNNNNNNNNNNNNNNNNNNNNNNNNNNNNNNNNNNNNNNNNNNNNNNNNNNNNNNNNNNNNNNNNNNNNNNNNNNNNNNNNNNNNNNNNNNNNNNNNNNNNNNNNNNNNNNNNNNNNNNNNNNNNNNNNNNNNNNNNNNNNNNNNNNNNNNNNNNNNNNNNNNNNNNNNNNNNNNNNNNNNNNNNNNNNNNNNNNNNNNNNNNNNNNNNNNNNNNNNNNNNNNNNNNNNNNNNNNNNNNNNNNNNNNNNNNNNNNNNNNNNNNNNNNNNNNNNNNNNNNNNNNNNNNNNNNNNNNNNNNNNNNNNNNNNNNNNNNNNNNNNNNNNNNNNNNNNNNNNNNNNNNNNNNNNNNNNNNNNNNNNNNNNNNNNNNNNNNNNNNNNNNNNNNNNNNNNNNNNNNNNNNNNNNNNNNNNNNNNNNNNNNNNNNNNNNNNNNNNNNNNNNNNNNNNNNNNNNNNNNNNNNNNNNNNNNNNNNNNNNNNNNNNNNNNNNNNNNNNNNNNNNNNNNNNNNNNNNNNNNNNNNNNNNNNNNNNNNNNNNNNNNNNNNNNNNNNNNNNNNNNNNNNNNNNNNNNNNNNNNNNNNNNNNNNNNNNNNNNNNNNNNNNNNNNNNNNNNNNNNNNNNNNNNNNNNNNNNNNNNNNNNNNNNNNNNNNNNNNNNNNNNNNNNNNNNNNNNNNNNNNNNNNNNNNNNNNNNNNNNNNNNNNNNNNNNNNNNNNNNNNNNNNNNNNNNNNNNNNNNNNNNNNNNNNNNNNNNNNNNNNNNNNNNNNNNNNNNNNNNNNNNNNNNNNNNNNNNNNNNNNNNNNNNNNNNNNNNNNNNNNNNNNNNNNNNNNNNNNNNNNNNNNNNNNNNNNNNNNNNNNNNNNNNNNNNNNNNNNNNNNNNNNNNNNNNNNNNNNNNNNNNNNNNNNNNNNNNNNNNNNNNNNNNNNNNNNNNNNNNNNNNNNNNNNNNNNNNNNNNNNNNNNNNNNNNNNNNNNNNNNNNNNNNNNNNNNNNNNNNNNNNNNNNNNNNNNNNNNNNNNNNNNNNNNNNNNNNNNNNNNNNNNNNNNNNNNNNNNNNNNNNNNNNNNNNNNNNNNNNNNNNNNNNNNNNNNNNNNNNNNNNNNNNNNNNNNNNNNNNNNNNNNNNNNNNNNNNNNNNNNNNNNNNNNNNNNNNNNNNNNNNNNNNNNNNNNNNNNNNNNNNNNNNNNNNNNNNNNNNNNNNNNNNNNNNNNNNNNNNNNNNNNNNNNNNNNNNNNNNNNNNNNNNNNNNNNNNNNNNNNNNNNNNNNNNNNNNNNNNNNNNNNNNNNNNNNNNNNNNNNNNNNNNNNNNNNNNNNNNNNNNNNNNNNNNNNNNNNNNNNNNNNNNNNNNNNNNNNNNNNNNNNNNNNNNNNNNNNNNNNNNNNNNNNNNNNNNNNNNNNNNNNNNNNNNNNNNNNNNNNNNNNNNNNNNNNNNNNNNNNNNNNNNNNNNNNNNNNNNNNNNNNNNNNNNNNNNNNNNNNNNNNNNNNNNNNNNNNNNNNNNNNNNNNNNNNNNNNNNNNNNNNNNNNNNNNNNNNNNNNNNNNNNNNNNNNNNNNNNNNNNNNNNNNNNNNNNNNNNNNNNNNNNNNNNNNNNNNNNNNNNNNNNNNNNNNNNNNNNNNNNNNNNNNNNNNNNNNNNNNNNNNNNNNNNNNNNNNNNNNNNNNNNNNNNNNNNNNNNNNNNNNNNNNNNNNNNNNNNNNNNNNNNNNNNNNNNNNNNNNNNNNNNNNNNNNNNNNNNNNNNNNNNNNNNNNNNNNNNNNNNNNNNNNNNNNNNNNNNNNNNNNNNNNNNNNNNNNNNNNNNNNNNNNNNNNNNNNNNNNNNNNNNNNNNNNNNNNNNNNNNNNNNNNNNNNNNNNNNNNNNNNNNNNNNNNNNNNNNNNNNNNNNNNNNNNNNNNNNNNNNNNNNNNNNNNNNNNNNNNNNNNNNNNNNNNNNNNNNNNNNNNNNNNNNNNNNNNNNNNNNNNNNNNNNNNNNNNNNNNNNNNNNNNNNNNNNNNNNNNNNNNNNNNNNNNNNNNNNNNNNNNNNNNNNNNNNNNNNNNNNNNNNNNNNNNNNNNNNNNNNNNNNNNNNNNNNNNNNNNNNNNNNNNNNNNNNNNNNNNNNNNNNNNNNNNNNNNNNNNNNNNNNNNNNNNNNNNNNNNNNNNNNNNNNNNNNNNNNNNNNNNNNNNNNNNNNNNNNNNNNNNNNNNNNNNNNNNNNNNNNNNNNNNNNNNNNNNNNNNNNNNNNNNNNNNNNNNNNNNNNNNNNNNNNNNNNNNNNNNNNNNNNNNNNNNNNNNNNNNNNNNNNNNNNNNNNNNNNNNNNNNNNNNNNNNNNNNNNNNNNNNNNNNNNNNNNNNNNNNNNNNNNNNNNNNNNNNNNNNNNNNNNNNNNNNNNNNNNNNNNNNNNNNNNNNNNNNNNNNNNNNNNNNNNNNNNNNNNNNNNNNNNNNNNNNNNNNNNNNNNNNNNNNNNNNNNNNNNNNNNNNNNNNNNNNNNNNNNNNNNNNNNNNNNNNNNNNNNNNNNNNNNNNNNNNNNNNNNNNNNNNNNNNNNNNNNNNNNNNNNNNNNNNNNNNNNNNNNNNNNNNNNNNNNNNNNNNNNNNNNNNNNNNNNNNNNNNNNNNNNNNNNNNNNNNNNNNNNNNNNNNNNNNNNNNNNNNNNNNNNNNNNNNNNNNNNNNNNNNNNNNNNNNNNNNNNNNNNNNNNNNNNNNNNNNNNNNNNNNNNNNNNNNNNNNNNNNNNNNNNNNNNNNNNNNNNNNNNNNNNNNNNNNNNNNNNNNNNNNNNNNNNNNNNNNNNNNNNNNNNNNNNNNNNNNNNNNNNNNNNNNNNNNNNNNNNNNNNNNNNNNNNNNNNNNNNNNNNNNNNNNNNNNNNNNNNNNNNNNNCATGATAGAGGATTTTCTTTTGCATAGCTGTCCACATCAGCCAAAAGCACCAAAGAGTAACATGGAAGGGTGGGGGAAATGGCAGCTGAGAACAGCACAACAGAATAAGGTACCAGGGTTTTGTTTTCTTACGCTAAAAGCAAACCACAGGAAATAGCTTCGTAGAAATGTAGTCATTTATAGGAACTAGGAGTGTATCGCCAATATTTTTATTTAGCGGGGCCATTAACATGATGCCAATGAACATCAGATGGCAATATTATTGCATGCTCAGAAAGAGAATCTTGAGGATTCAGAGtattcttttttcaagataactGTCACCTAATCTTAATAATTTCCGTTCCAAATACATGAAGAGTATAGCAACTAATTTAAAATCAGTCAAAGTGATAAGAATCATATAGTTCTAATACAGAAAGTTCTCAAATTTAAAGATGCATTTTGGATACCTACGCGCTACCTGCTTCAATAAAGCGATCTGCCATTACTGCATTCTGGCAAGTGAATTCACCTAAGAAGGGAATTCTAatacataaaaaaagaagaaaagttcaATTAGGGAATAGTTAACTGACAGTTCAGTTTTAAAAGCAAGCAGTTAAATGAATACTGAACATCTCAAAAGCAATGAAGCTAACTTTTCTTCATGATGTGCGTCTAATCTACATATAATGAGTTGCGCTCCCAGGAGCATGTCGAAGGGTTAGATTATGTAGTGAGTTAGGACAGTCTAACCACAAAAATTACTGAAATTTGTAATCCGAAGTGGAAGAAAATCAAACCAACTGCAGAACGCAAATTGGACAAGACCTTGATTAAATAAGGTCCAAAATCCATAATCTTTGGACTCTTCAATACACTGACGGATTTTTACATTATTGTCAACTAAAAGATATTTGCAATATCTCTGCATAATAAGTGGAATTAGTAACTTGAGATTAAGGTCAAAGCTATTGGACAACATGTTAAAATACACTTATATCATAACATTTCACTACAGTATCACGTTTAAGCTAAATCCCTTATGTTTTCATAAGATCAAAATCCCATAAAAAGCATAATGTTCAATGCTAAACACTTTCAAGATGCAACAAAGGTTTAATTTTCATCACTTGTTTGATTCTACCTTTAATACCATCTTCTAATCTTGTACAAAATTCTGCATCAAGCAAATCAATCTTCCCAGCAGATTCTAAAGCATCACAAACTAGTTTGTAAGTATATTCTCTTGGAATTGAACCTTGTTCAGCCAATTCAACCAGAAAATCTCTCGCCTCCACCACCCTACCAGTTTCACACAGGGCATGAATTATCGGTGTATAAGAACTGTTACTTGGTAGTACTCCATGATTCATTTCTTGCATTTTTCTCAACATTTCAATAGCCTTATCAATCTCATTTGTAGCACTATAGTACCTAATGAAAGAATTATACGTAATTCGATTAGGTGCTATCCCTCTTTTCACCATATCATCCAACAACTCCGATGCCCGCTCTATCCTATTAGTTTTGCAGCATCCATTGATCAAACAATTGTAAGTTACAACATCAGGGACAAATCCTTTAAATATTTCGCCTCCTAAATTCTCCTTCTAATAGCTTTTCTGCATCCAGTTTCCATATTGTACCTACAATAAGAGCTAATCAAGATTGTGTACGTAAAGACATCAGGCAGGCACCTAAAACCAGGAAACTCCATTTGCTCCATCATGAACTTGGCTTTTTTGAAATTCCCAACTCTACAAAGAGCAAATACGAGAGTGTTGTGGGCATATACATAGCGCTGTAAGTGAAATTGTTTCATTCTGTAGAACGTAGCCAATGCTTCATTTACCAATCCTTCTCCTCCTAGAACTTTTATCAAATACGTAATGGTGGGTGTCGTCAGAAGCCCTCTTCTCGACATTCTTTTGAGAAATTCCCAAAGTAGCTACGGTTTAGTAGATCCATTGGCCAGAACAAGAGACATTTCCCTGCAAGTGAGCTCATTGTGAGTAAACCCACAATGGTTCTCAACCCAATGGAAAAATTCCAATGCTTTCTCTAATCTTACCTGTACCTTTCGGGGATCTCTATGAGCAGCTGGGCCAAGAACGAGTACTCCCCTTCGAGCCTTATGGAATTCTCTTTTATATTTCTTTGCTTTAATGGGGTACGGTGGCGGAACCCCTTTTGACGGCCCATGGATCTTGGGGGTTGGAAGAGGAATCTGGGGATTGATCTTAACACTTGAGAAACTGCTTCTACCGTCCAAACGGGTTGTGGAATGGAGGCTACACCATTTGTCTCAAATGGTCGATTTCGAATAATAGCAGCAGCTATTACTTAATCTATAAGGAGGCTTTGGGTGAAAGGAGAAGAAAGTGATCACGATGAGAACATGATTCTGCAAAGGAAAGGATTGAAACAAAACTGTAAGAGGACCGCTTAAGAGCTTAGAATTGTTAAAATTGgatataacaaaatatgaattaattcaAAAAGAGTTTAACAAACTTGAATATATGTGAGAaataaacatagatttttgaatattAAAGAGTGAAAGTAATTTACTTCATATCGGGTTCAAGTTTCATACTATCATTGCCAGCATGAAATTTATGT
The Capsicum annuum cultivar UCD-10X-F1 chromosome 6, UCD10Xv1.1, whole genome shotgun sequence DNA segment above includes these coding regions:
- the LOC107876029 gene encoding pentatricopeptide repeat-containing protein At1g77405 (The sequence of the model RefSeq protein was modified relative to this genomic sequence to represent the inferred CDS: added 70 bases not found in genome assembly), translated to METGCRKAIRRRIWEANHLFRLMLFKGFVPDVVTYNCLINGCCKTNRIERASELLDDMVKRGIAPNRITYNSFIRYYSATNEIDKAIEMLRKMQEMNHGVLPSNSSYTPIIHALCETGRVVEARDFLVELAEQGSIPREYTYKLVCDALESAGKIDLLDAEFCTRLEDGIKEFPS